Within Bradymonas sediminis, the genomic segment TCGGAGCTGATCTCGAACTCCACCTCGATCTCAAGCTCGCCGGCAGGCGCGCGGCGCAGCCCGCTCAGCACGAACTCCCCGAGCAGCTCGTTCTCCGACGCGTTCTCACTCTCGCCCTGCATGACCACGATCTTGACCGAGGTCTGGTTGTCCCGAACGCTGGTAAAGATATGGCTGTGGCTGGTCGGGATCGTGGAGTTCGCCTCGATCAACGGCTCAAACCCACCGCCGTGCACCATGATTCCCAGGCTGTGCGGGGTCACGTCGAGCAGCAGGATATCTTCGTCCTCGTCGAAGAGCGCCGCGCCCTGGATGGCGGCGCCGATGGCGACGGCCTCGTCGGGGTGAACGTTCTTGGAGGCCGGCTTGCCGAAGAACTCCGCGACCTCTTGCTGCACGCGCGGCATACGGGTCATGCCGCCGACCAGGATCACGTCGTCGATATCGTCGACCTCAAGCTCGGCCTCCTGCAGGGTGGCCCGGCAGATCTTGATGGTCCGGTGGATGAGATCCACGGCCAACTCCTCGAACTCATCGCGCGTCATCGTGGTCTGCAGGTGCAGCGCCTCGCCGTCTTCCTTGGTATAGATAAAGGGCAGGCTGATCTCAGTTTCCTGGCGCGAGGACAGGTCGATCTTGGCCTTCTCGGCGGCATCGCGCAGCCGCTGCAGGGCCATCTCGTCTTTGCGCAGGTCGACCTTATGCTCGCGCGCGAAGGCGTAGGTCAGGTGCTCGATGATGCGCGCGTCGAAGTCCTCGCCGCCCAGGAAGGTGTCGCCGGCGGTCGACAGCACGTCGAAGACCCCCTCGCTGATGTCCAGGATCGAGATATCGAAGGTGCCGCCGCCGAGGTCATAGATCGCCACGGTGGCGTCGATATCCTTGCCGAAACCATAGGCCAGCGAGGCCGCGGTCGGCTCGTTGATGATGCGCACGATGTCCAGGCCGGCGATGCGCCCGGCGTCTTTAGTGGCGCGGCGCTGCGCGTCGCTAAAATACGCAGGGACCGTGACGACCGCCTTCTCGGGCGCCTCGCCCAGGTACCCTTCGGCGACCAATTTGAGCTCCTGCAAGATCATGCTCGAGATCTCGGGCAGGCTATATTCCTTCTCGCGCAGCTTGATGCGCACGTCGTCATGCGGCCCGGTGACGATCTCGTAGGGGCAGGTCTCCATGCTGTGGCGCACCTCCGCCGAGTCCCATTTTCGCCCGATCAGCCGCTTGGAGGCGTACACGGTGTGCCGGCTATTGGTGATCGCCTGGCGCTTGGCCATCTGCCCGACGAGGCGACGCCCCGACTCGGTGATCGCGACGATGCTGGGCGTGGTTTTATACCCACCCTTATTCGGAATGACGGTCGCAACCCCCGCTTCCACGATGGAAACACAGCAATTGGTCGTGCCAAGGTCGATGCCGATGACGCGTTCACGCTCCATAATTCTGACTCCCAGATACTTCGTGGATAAAACCCGGGTTCCCCAGGCTTTCTAAATGATATTGCGCGCCTTGCTTCAAGCGCGATAGGTCAAAAGCAAAATATTTGGCGGGCATATGGGTCATCGCGCCCCGAATTGGCCGAGGCGCTCGGTCGCTCCGGGATGCCCCGGGGCGTGCGCGAGGACCTTCTGAAACTCTTTGACCGCCTCGCGTTCGGCGCCCACCGATTGCAGGGCGCAGCCGACGATAAAGTGGGCCTCGGCCGGCGGTGCGCCGAGCTTCAGGCCGGCGCGCGCGAAGCACGCGGCCTCTTTGGGCATCTTCGCCGCGCTGAACATGATGTCCGCCACGCGCATCGCGAGCTGCGGGTCGCGCACCAGGGCGAGGGCCTTTCGGTACTCCTCGGCAGCCTGGGCGTAGTCGCCTCGCTCCTGGTATTTTTCGGCGCGTCGCACCAGCAGCGCGCCCGCGGCCTTGCGTTTATTGCGCTCTCGAAGCTCATCCTGGGACGCCCCCGCGGCGCTACTCTCTGCGGCCTCGCCCGGCGCGCTCTCCGCCGCCCCGCCGCTTTGCTCGGCCAGATGTGCCGACAGCGCCGCGTCATAATCGCGGCGCGCGCCCTTCTTGGACAGGGTCGCATACGCCCGCGCGATCTCCTTAAAGACCGCCTCCTGCATCTTCCCCAGGGGCCCCAGATCTTGGCGGAAAAAATTGTCTGGATGGTGGCGTTTCGACAATCGGAAATACGCCTTCTTAATTTCCTTTCGGCCCGCGCCAATGCTCAGGCCGAAGAGGTCATAATAGCTCATCTGCTCAAGCTGGGCGTAGAGGCAAATAAGCTCGCGGCGCAGCCCATCGTCGAGCGGCGACTCATGGGCGAGCAACTCGGGGTCAAATTCGAATTGTTCGGGCGGGATCGGATAATTTGGGATGACGTGGGCCGACTGCGCCGCTGGCGTCTTCTCGACCGTTGGCGCCGCTGGTTTTGCGGCCGGGGCTTCGGGAGAGGCGCTCGTTGTCTCGGCGGCGGCTGTCGGGGGTTCATTATTCGAAGGCGCGACAGCGGGCGATTCCTCCGCCAGGGG encodes:
- the dnaK gene encoding molecular chaperone DnaK encodes the protein MERERVIGIDLGTTNCCVSIVEAGVATVIPNKGGYKTTPSIVAITESGRRLVGQMAKRQAITNSRHTVYASKRLIGRKWDSAEVRHSMETCPYEIVTGPHDDVRIKLREKEYSLPEISSMILQELKLVAEGYLGEAPEKAVVTVPAYFSDAQRRATKDAGRIAGLDIVRIINEPTAASLAYGFGKDIDATVAIYDLGGGTFDISILDISEGVFDVLSTAGDTFLGGEDFDARIIEHLTYAFAREHKVDLRKDEMALQRLRDAAEKAKIDLSSRQETEISLPFIYTKEDGEALHLQTTMTRDEFEELAVDLIHRTIKICRATLQEAELEVDDIDDVILVGGMTRMPRVQQEVAEFFGKPASKNVHPDEAVAIGAAIQGAALFDEDEDILLLDVTPHSLGIMVHGGGFEPLIEANSTIPTSHSHIFTSVRDNQTSVKIVVMQGESENASENELLGEFVLSGLRRAPAGELEIEVEFEISSDGIVSVSATDLETKVEQSITVAASSSLTESEIQQMIDENEDYLMDLKQGTELENARARIRGLVRTMEGLMRDAEDFIDDAIIVEARGKASEAVEHARVALLGTDLGAMLSTADALELAVEAFSEVLEVS
- a CDS encoding J domain-containing protein — its product is MIDENAAPIPKPNVDIISLSPTAEQYFLFSRVDGKLTVAQLCQSSGLGRENTLGCLEYLASAGAIELPGFEAAASPLAEESPAVAPSNNEPPTAAAETTSASPEAPAAKPAAPTVEKTPAAQSAHVIPNYPIPPEQFEFDPELLAHESPLDDGLRRELICLYAQLEQMSYYDLFGLSIGAGRKEIKKAYFRLSKRHHPDNFFRQDLGPLGKMQEAVFKEIARAYATLSKKGARRDYDAALSAHLAEQSGGAAESAPGEAAESSAAGASQDELRERNKRKAAGALLVRRAEKYQERGDYAQAAEEYRKALALVRDPQLAMRVADIMFSAAKMPKEAACFARAGLKLGAPPAEAHFIVGCALQSVGAEREAVKEFQKVLAHAPGHPGATERLGQFGAR